In Aureibaculum algae, the following are encoded in one genomic region:
- a CDS encoding ammonium transporter, giving the protein MELLTINNVWMMICTALVFFMHLGFSLLEIGLTRQKNTLNILFKNIFIITVGLLLYCLVGFNLMYPGEFNGFIGFAGFGLEAPLNAEGTLDLAYNSGYTYWTDFLFQGMFAATAATIVSGAVAERIKLGPFMIFVVIYVGLVYPITGSWFWGGGFLKTLETPFYDFAGSTLVHSVGGWAALVAVWLLGSRIGKFKNGKPQAIPGHNIPLATAGVLILWLGWFGFNGGSVLSADPALTSLTLVNTSLAAAAGGVIAFLVSTLKYKNYDLTMFLNGILGGLVGITAGADQMSPMDAILIGGIAGAIIVFGVALVDKLKLDDPVGAIAVHLICGIWGTLAVGLFGELASGAQFVSQLIGVASYAVFCIITSFIILFTLKKTVGIRVSEREELEGLDVHEHGMDAYPDFRMNEH; this is encoded by the coding sequence ATGGAATTACTTACAATTAACAATGTATGGATGATGATCTGTACGGCATTAGTATTTTTTATGCATTTAGGATTTTCACTTTTGGAAATCGGATTAACAAGACAAAAAAACACTCTCAACATATTATTTAAAAATATATTCATAATCACTGTTGGTCTACTACTTTATTGTCTAGTAGGGTTTAACCTAATGTATCCAGGTGAATTTAACGGATTTATTGGTTTTGCAGGATTTGGTTTAGAAGCACCATTAAATGCAGAAGGCACTTTAGACCTAGCTTACAATTCGGGTTATACATATTGGACAGATTTCCTTTTTCAAGGAATGTTTGCTGCTACTGCAGCTACTATAGTTTCTGGTGCAGTTGCTGAAAGAATTAAATTAGGACCATTTATGATTTTCGTAGTCATTTACGTAGGCCTTGTTTACCCAATTACAGGTTCATGGTTTTGGGGTGGTGGATTTCTAAAAACACTAGAAACTCCTTTTTATGACTTTGCCGGTTCAACGCTAGTGCATTCTGTAGGAGGATGGGCTGCTTTGGTAGCTGTTTGGTTATTAGGCTCTAGAATTGGAAAATTTAAAAATGGTAAACCACAAGCTATTCCTGGTCACAACATACCATTAGCAACAGCTGGTGTTTTAATTCTATGGTTAGGATGGTTCGGTTTCAACGGAGGATCTGTTCTATCTGCCGACCCTGCATTAACATCTTTAACTTTAGTAAATACTAGTTTAGCTGCTGCGGCGGGTGGCGTAATTGCGTTCTTAGTTTCTACATTAAAATATAAAAACTACGATTTAACCATGTTTTTAAATGGTATTCTTGGTGGTTTAGTTGGCATAACAGCCGGTGCAGATCAAATGAGCCCTATGGATGCTATCTTAATTGGAGGTATCGCTGGAGCCATTATTGTTTTTGGTGTTGCTTTAGTAGACAAATTAAAATTAGACGATCCTGTTGGAGCAATTGCTGTCCATTTAATATGTGGAATTTGGGGGACATTAGCTGTTGGCCTTTTTGGAGAATTAGCCAGTGGAGCACAATTCGTCAGCCAATTAATTGGTGTGGCGTCTTATGCCGTATTTTGTATAATAACATCGTTTATAATATTATTTACATTAAAGAAAACGGTCGGAATTCGAGTTTCCGAGCGAGAAGAACTTGAAGGTTTAGACGTTCATGAACACGGTATGGATGCATATCCTGATTTTAGAATGAACGAACATTAA
- a CDS encoding tRNA pseudouridine synthase A, which produces MKYQFTYLINLQFLGFRFHGWQKQTNAKTLHEMVDKTLSFVFKHRDYKTLGVGRTDAKVSASNYVFQLFCDEELELKSFMKDLNSNFPPDFKGLAIEKTTSNFNIIQHPKVKEYLYFFSFGEKNHPFAAPFIVGLEEHLDIELMIQGAKLFEGEHFFHKYCTQPSAHTIFKRTIDCCEIVKNDIYTANFFPEKSYCLRVKGSGFLRYQIRLMMGVLFKLGKGELDLDFIEQSLMENNDRKFFPTIAPSSGLQLYDLEFNNSSSSS; this is translated from the coding sequence ATGAAGTATCAGTTTACCTATTTGATTAATTTACAATTCTTAGGCTTTCGTTTTCATGGTTGGCAAAAACAAACCAATGCAAAAACGCTCCATGAAATGGTTGATAAAACCTTATCTTTTGTGTTTAAACATCGGGATTATAAAACACTTGGGGTGGGTAGAACGGATGCTAAGGTGTCTGCTAGCAACTATGTTTTTCAGCTTTTTTGTGATGAAGAATTAGAATTGAAATCATTTATGAAAGATTTGAATTCTAATTTTCCTCCAGATTTTAAAGGTTTAGCTATTGAAAAGACGACTAGTAATTTTAATATAATTCAACATCCTAAGGTTAAGGAATATTTGTATTTCTTTTCTTTTGGGGAAAAAAATCATCCTTTTGCTGCACCTTTTATAGTAGGGTTAGAAGAACATTTGGATATTGAGTTGATGATACAGGGGGCAAAACTATTTGAAGGCGAGCACTTTTTTCATAAATATTGTACACAACCTTCAGCTCATACTATTTTTAAACGAACTATTGATTGTTGTGAAATTGTTAAAAATGACATCTACACTGCCAATTTTTTTCCTGAAAAGAGTTATTGTTTACGTGTTAAGGGGAGTGGGTTTTTACGTTATCAAATAAGATTGATGATGGGGGTATTATTTAAATTAGGAAAGGGGGAGCTAGATTTAGACTTTATTGAACAATCCCTAATGGAAAATAATGATCGTAAATTTTTTCCGACTATTGCTCCCAGTTCGGGGTTGCAATTGTATGATTTGGAATTTAATAATTCTTCAAGTAGTAGTTAA
- a CDS encoding P-II family nitrogen regulator produces the protein MKKIEAIIRKSKFIQVKEALHNVDVNFFSYWDVTGLGNEKEAHVYRGVSYSTQDIQRRYLSIVVNDDFEEITIKALLEAASTGDVGDGKIFVSDISEAYRIRTGEKGGETLKKKSK, from the coding sequence ATGAAAAAAATAGAAGCTATTATCCGAAAATCTAAATTTATTCAAGTAAAAGAAGCATTACACAACGTTGATGTTAACTTTTTTTCCTACTGGGATGTAACGGGATTAGGTAATGAAAAAGAAGCTCACGTTTACAGAGGTGTTAGCTATAGTACTCAAGACATACAACGTAGATACCTATCAATAGTAGTAAATGATGATTTTGAAGAAATTACCATTAAAGCTTTACTAGAAGCTGCTTCAACCGGTGATGTTGGAGATGGTAAAATTTTTGTTTCTGACATATCAGAAGCATATCGTATAAGAACTGGAGAAAAAGGTGGAGAAACTTTAAAGAAAAAATCAAAATAA
- a CDS encoding ammonium transporter yields MSILNLPLFIQDTAEVVEMATKDDMGMLWMVIAAILVFFMQAGFFLVESGMTDSKNAVNIAMKNFLDIAVGSLAFWFIGYSLMYGSDVSGGGYFHWGGFTFSQGAADLFFQTVFAATAATIVSGAIAGRTKYTTYAIFSIVLTAFIYPIAGGWEWNGGWLNTASFMPAEFIDFAGSSIVHSVGGWAALVAAWMVGPRIGKYINGKPVELPGHNQMYATLGVFILWLGWFGFNGGSQLAWGGADAVAASQVILVTNLAASAGAIGALLLTWIKDGKPNLSMTLNGALAGLVSITAGCGNMGEGGAVLAGLIGGILVVYSIGFIEKTLKIDDAVGAISVHGICGAWGTLVIGLWGIDGDAGIGLFNGGGAAQLGAQAIGVFAYAFWAVVLSFVFLIIMKKTVGLRVTEEEEITGLDLTEHGSIAYHGKRQREIE; encoded by the coding sequence ATGTCAATATTAAATTTACCTCTTTTTATACAAGACACTGCGGAAGTAGTTGAAATGGCCACGAAAGACGACATGGGAATGTTATGGATGGTTATTGCAGCAATTCTTGTATTCTTTATGCAAGCAGGTTTCTTCCTTGTCGAATCTGGAATGACAGATTCTAAAAATGCAGTAAACATTGCAATGAAAAACTTTCTAGATATCGCAGTTGGCTCTTTGGCCTTTTGGTTTATCGGATATTCTTTGATGTACGGTTCAGATGTTTCTGGTGGAGGTTATTTTCATTGGGGAGGCTTTACTTTTTCTCAAGGTGCTGCTGATTTATTCTTTCAAACTGTTTTTGCCGCCACAGCAGCAACTATTGTATCTGGAGCAATTGCGGGTCGAACAAAATACACAACCTATGCTATATTCAGTATCGTTTTAACTGCTTTTATCTATCCAATTGCAGGAGGATGGGAATGGAATGGTGGTTGGTTAAACACAGCTTCATTTATGCCAGCTGAATTTATTGATTTTGCAGGTTCTTCAATCGTTCACTCTGTTGGTGGATGGGCAGCATTAGTTGCGGCTTGGATGGTAGGTCCAAGAATTGGAAAATACATTAATGGCAAACCTGTTGAGCTACCTGGACATAATCAAATGTATGCTACTTTAGGTGTTTTTATCCTTTGGTTAGGATGGTTCGGATTTAATGGTGGTTCTCAATTAGCCTGGGGTGGAGCTGATGCAGTTGCTGCTTCTCAAGTAATTCTTGTAACCAATCTTGCAGCATCTGCTGGGGCAATTGGTGCACTATTATTAACTTGGATTAAAGATGGTAAACCAAACCTAAGTATGACCTTAAACGGTGCACTTGCTGGACTTGTAAGTATTACTGCCGGATGTGGAAACATGGGAGAAGGCGGTGCTGTACTTGCGGGTTTAATTGGGGGTATACTTGTAGTATATTCAATTGGATTCATTGAAAAAACATTAAAAATTGATGATGCAGTTGGTGCTATTTCTGTTCACGGTATTTGTGGAGCTTGGGGAACACTAGTAATAGGATTATGGGGTATAGACGGTGACGCCGGTATCGGATTATTTAATGGTGGTGGAGCTGCTCAACTTGGAGCTCAAGCTATTGGTGTATTTGCATATGCATTCTGGGCAGTTGTATTATCTTTTGTTTTCTTAATCATAATGAAGAAAACTGTTGGCTTACGAGTTACCGAAGAAGAAGAAATCACTGGTCTAGATCTTACAGAACACGGTTCAATTGCTTACCACGGTAAAAGACAAAGAGAAATTGAATAA
- a CDS encoding outer membrane beta-barrel protein yields the protein MKLITKHESKSKLKNLRFTKSILTIAILLSGINAIAQTEGEEKKNKLSISGSVDAYYQSYLSTSDDLDQSFGTAFAEQSGFALGMGNLIVSYEGEKIGAVLDLVSGPRGAAATFNSDIIDGIVNQAYVYWNVSEGTKLTMGRFNTFLGYEVISPAANFNYSTSYLFSNGPFSHLGLKADFTLSDDFSLMLAIMNPWDTNDVSTTGEYSLGAQIGYSGQYLNFYYDSGNYGGLGFEVDYTGGFDLSDSFFLGINGAYQTSDDQGFYGAALYPQLATSDSFSIGLRGEYFGYHSKDFDDLPSVFATTLTASYTIENLIIKPEIRLDSWSNVDNNEPYVNSKGEAANSLSAFTLAAIYKFD from the coding sequence ATGAAATTAATTACAAAACATGAAAGTAAATCAAAACTTAAAAATTTAAGATTTACAAAAAGTATTTTAACAATAGCAATACTATTAAGTGGCATAAATGCAATTGCCCAAACTGAAGGAGAAGAGAAAAAAAACAAACTTTCTATTTCTGGTTCAGTAGATGCTTACTACCAATCTTATTTATCCACTTCTGATGATTTAGACCAGTCTTTCGGAACCGCTTTTGCAGAACAATCTGGTTTTGCTTTAGGTATGGGTAATTTAATTGTAAGTTACGAAGGAGAGAAAATAGGTGCTGTTCTTGATTTAGTTTCAGGACCACGAGGTGCAGCTGCAACTTTTAATAGTGATATTATAGACGGTATCGTAAATCAAGCATACGTTTATTGGAATGTTTCTGAAGGAACTAAATTAACCATGGGACGTTTTAATACGTTTTTAGGATATGAAGTTATTTCTCCAGCAGCAAACTTTAACTACAGTACTTCTTATTTATTTTCGAACGGTCCTTTTTCACATCTAGGTTTAAAAGCAGACTTTACATTATCTGATGATTTTAGCTTAATGCTTGCAATTATGAATCCTTGGGATACTAATGATGTTTCAACAACTGGTGAATATTCACTTGGTGCTCAAATAGGTTATTCTGGTCAATACTTAAACTTCTACTATGATAGTGGTAATTATGGTGGTTTAGGTTTTGAAGTTGATTACACAGGTGGATTCGATTTATCTGATAGCTTCTTCTTAGGAATTAACGGAGCATACCAAACAAGTGATGATCAAGGTTTCTACGGTGCTGCCTTATACCCACAATTAGCTACATCTGATTCTTTTAGCATTGGTTTAAGAGGAGAGTATTTTGGATATCACTCAAAAGATTTTGATGACTTACCAAGTGTATTCGCTACAACGTTAACAGCTAGCTACACCATTGAAAACTTAATTATTAAGCCAGAAATCAGATTAGATTCTTGGAGCAATGTTGATAATAATGAGCCTTATGTAAATTCTAAAGGAGAAGCTGCAAATAGCTTATCTGCATTTACATTAGCAGCTATTTACAAGTTTGACTAA